From Cronobacter turicensis z3032, the proteins below share one genomic window:
- the yjbD gene encoding Uncharacterized protein yjbD, whose product MSLPRLTQKEMTESEQRELKTLLDRARIAHGRPLTNSEANHVKKEYIDKLMAQREQAAKQTRKQKKAQAYKPDSDATFSWSASTHVRGRR is encoded by the coding sequence ATGTCCCTGCCCCGACTGACCCAGAAAGAGATGACGGAAAGCGAACAGCGCGAGTTAAAAACTCTGCTCGACCGCGCCCGTATCGCTCATGGCCGCCCGCTCACGAATTCGGAAGCCAACCACGTCAAAAAAGAGTATATCGACAAGCTGATGGCGCAGCGCGAACAGGCGGCGAAGCAGACGCGCAAGCAGAAAAAAGCGCAGGCGTATAAACCGGACAGCGACGCGACCTTTTCGTGGTCAGCCAGCACGCACGTGCGCGGCAGACGTTAG
- the yjbB gene encoding Uncharacterized protein yjbB, protein MVWGTHIVRTGVMRVFGARLRSVLSRSVEKKPLAFCAGIGVTALVQSSNATTLLVTSFVAQDLVALTPALVIVLGADVGTALMARVLTFDLSWLSPLLIFIGVIFFLGRKQSRAGQLGRVAIGLGLILQALELIVQAVTPITQASGVQVIFASLTGDIMLDALIGAVFAVISYSSLAAVLLTATLNATDVISFQVALCLVIGANLGSGLLAMLNNGAASPAARRVALGSLLFKLVGSLLVLPFVPFLAQTLHRLPVEESELVIYFHVFYNLIRCLVMVPFAGMMARLCQRIIPDTPETDLRMKPRHLDPSALDTPALGLANAARETLRIGDVLEQMLEVYGKVMHGEPRQEKTLRRLADDVDVLYTAIKLYMARMPKEDLAEEEAKRWAEIIEMSLNLEQAADILERMGSEVANKSLAARRAFSPEGVKELDTLLEKLTANLKLSLSVFFAGDVPSARRLRRHKHRFRILNRRYAHAHVDRLHQQNVQSIETSALHLGLLGDMKRLNSLFCAVAYSILEQPDDDEERLEE, encoded by the coding sequence CTGGTCTGGGGCACTCACATCGTGCGTACCGGCGTCATGCGCGTCTTCGGCGCGCGCTTAAGAAGCGTGCTCAGCCGCAGCGTTGAGAAAAAACCGCTCGCCTTCTGCGCGGGCATTGGCGTGACGGCGCTGGTGCAGAGCAGCAATGCCACCACGCTGCTGGTCACCTCGTTTGTCGCGCAGGATCTGGTGGCGCTGACGCCTGCGCTGGTCATTGTTCTCGGTGCTGATGTCGGTACGGCGCTCATGGCGCGCGTACTGACGTTCGATCTCTCCTGGCTCTCGCCGCTGCTGATTTTTATCGGCGTCATCTTCTTTCTTGGCCGCAAACAGAGCCGTGCAGGCCAGCTGGGGCGCGTCGCTATCGGCCTTGGGCTGATTTTGCAGGCGCTGGAGCTTATCGTGCAGGCGGTCACGCCCATCACCCAGGCCTCTGGCGTGCAGGTCATTTTCGCCTCGCTCACCGGCGATATCATGCTCGACGCCCTGATAGGCGCCGTATTCGCGGTCATCAGCTACTCAAGCCTGGCGGCGGTCCTCCTGACCGCCACGCTCAACGCCACGGATGTCATCTCATTTCAGGTCGCGCTCTGTCTGGTGATTGGCGCGAACCTCGGCTCCGGCCTGCTGGCGATGCTCAATAACGGCGCCGCCAGCCCCGCGGCGCGGCGCGTGGCGCTCGGCAGTCTGCTATTTAAGCTGGTGGGCAGCCTGCTGGTGCTCCCTTTCGTACCTTTTCTGGCGCAAACCCTGCACAGGCTGCCGGTGGAAGAGTCGGAGCTGGTTATCTATTTCCACGTCTTCTACAACCTTATCCGCTGCCTCGTGATGGTGCCTTTCGCGGGCATGATGGCGCGGCTCTGCCAGCGCATTATTCCGGATACCCCGGAAACCGATCTGCGCATGAAGCCCCGGCACCTTGACCCGAGCGCGCTGGACACGCCGGCGCTGGGCCTTGCCAACGCCGCGCGCGAAACGCTGCGCATCGGCGACGTGCTGGAGCAGATGCTGGAGGTCTATGGCAAAGTGATGCACGGCGAACCGCGCCAGGAGAAAACGCTGCGACGGCTCGCCGACGACGTGGATGTGCTCTACACCGCCATTAAGCTCTATATGGCGCGCATGCCGAAAGAAGATCTGGCGGAAGAAGAGGCGAAACGCTGGGCGGAAATCATCGAGATGTCGCTGAACCTCGAACAGGCGGCGGATATTCTTGAGCGCATGGGCAGCGAAGTGGCGAACAAATCGCTGGCCGCACGCCGCGCGTTTTCACCGGAGGGCGTGAAAGAGCTGGATACCCTGCTGGAGAAACTCACCGCCAACCTGAAGCTCAGCCTGTCGGTCTTTTTCGCAGGCGACGTACCCAGCGCCCGGCGCCTGCGGCGCCACAAACACCGTTTTCGCATCCTCAACCGTCGCTACGCCCATGCGCATGTGGACCGGCTGCATCAGCAAAACGTGCAGAGTATTGAAACCAGCGCCCTGCATCTGGGGCTGCTTGGCGATATGAAACGCCTGAACTCGCTGTTCTGCGCCGTGGCCTACAGCATTCTCGAACAGCCGGATGACGATGAGGAGCGGCTGGAGGAATAA